From Macaca fascicularis isolate 582-1 chromosome 14, T2T-MFA8v1.1, a single genomic window includes:
- the LOC135967261 gene encoding olfactory receptor 10D1B-like translates to MRKFSVVTEFILLGITHTEGLETMLLVLFLSFYIFTLMGNLLILLAIVSSTRLHMPMYFFLCKLSIFDIFFPSVSSPKMLCYLSGNSRAISYAGCASQLFFYHFLGCTECFLYMVMAYDRFVAICHPPRYTVIMSHRACVILAMGTSFFGCIQATFLTTLTFQLPYCGPNEVDHYFCDIPVMLKLACADTSALEMVGFISVGLMPLSCFLLVLTSYSHIVFSILQIHSAEGRRRAFSTCSAHLTAILLSFMPVVLIYLQPTPNPWLNATVQILNNLVTPMLNPLIYSLRNKEVKYSLRKVLQPVAFLPGR, encoded by the coding sequence ATGAGGAAGTTCTCCGTGGTGACTGAATTCATCCTGCTGGGCATCACGCACACGGAGGGTCTGGAGACTATGCTGTTGGTTCTGTTTTTGTCCTTCTACATCTTCACTCTTATGGGGAACCTGCTCATCTTGCTGGCTATTGTCTCCTCCACTCGCCTTCACATGCCCATGTACTTCTTCCTGTGCAAGCTGTctatttttgacatatttttccCTTCTGTGAGTTCCCCTAAGATGCTGTGCTATCTTTCGGGGAACAGCCGAGCCATCTCCTATGCAGGCTGTGCATCCCAGCTATTCTTCTACCATTTCCTGGGCTGCACTGAGTGTTTCCTGTACATGGTGATGGCCTACGACCGCTTCGTTGCCATTTGTCATCCTCCACGCTACACCGTAATCATGAGCCACAGAGCGTGCGTCATCCTAGCCATGGGGACCTCATTCTTTGGCTGCATTCAGGCCACCTTTCTGACCACTCTCACCTTCCAATTGCCTTACTGTGGCCCCAATGAGGTGGACCATTATTTCTGTGATATCCCAGTCATGCTGAAGCTGGCTTGCGCAGATACCTCCGCCCTGGAGATGGTGGGGTTCATCAGCGTGGGCCTCATGCCCCTCAGCTGTTTCCTTCTCGTCCTCACCTCTTACAGTCACATCGTCTTCTCCATCCTGCAGATCCACTCTGCCGAGGGCCGACGCCGTGCCTTCTCCACCTGCAGCGCCCACCTCACTGCCATCCTCCTCTCCTTTATGCCAGTGGTTCTCATCTACCTGCAGCCCACCCCCAATCCCTGGCTTAATGCAACTGTTCAAATCCTGAATAACTTGGTCACCCCCATGCTGAATCCTTTGATCTATAGTCTGAGAAATAAGGAAGTTAAATATTCTCTGAGAAAGGTTCTGCAGCCAGTAGCTTTCCTTCCTGGGAGGTGA
- the LOC102114898 gene encoding olfactory receptor 8D1, translated as MTVENYSTATQFVLAGLTQQAEIQLPLFLLFLGIYLVTVVGNLGMVLLIAVSPLLHTPMYYFLSSLSFVDFCYSSVITPKMLVNFLGKNTILYSECMVQLFFFVVFVVAEGYLLTAMAYDRYVAICSPLLYNVIMSSWVCSPLVLAAFFLGFLSALAHTSAMMKLSFCKSHIINHYFCDVLPLLNLSCSNTYLNELLLFIIAGFNTLVPTLAVAISYAFIFYSILHIRSSEGRSKAFGTCSSHLMAVGIFFGSITFMYFKPPSSNSLDQEKVSSVFYTTVIPMLNPLIYSLRNKDVKKALRKVLVGK; from the coding sequence ATGACCGTGGAAAATTATTCTACAGCAACTCAGTTTGTCTTAGCTGGTTTAACACAGCAAGCAGAGATCCAGCTGCCCCTCTTCCTCCTGTTCTTGGGTATCTATTTGGTCACAGTAGTGGGCAACCTGGGCATGGTTCTCCTGATTGCCGTCAGCCCTCTGCTTCACACCCCCATGTACTATTTCCTCAGTAGCTTGTCCTTCGTTGATTTCTGCTATTCCTCTGTCAttactcccaaaatgctggtgaACTTCCTAGGAAAGAACACAATCCTTTACTCTGAGTGCATGGTCCAGCTCTTTTTCTTTGTGGTCTTTGTGGTGGCTGAGGGTTACCTCCTGACTGCCATGGCGTATGATCGCTACGTTGCCATCTGTAGCCCACTGCTTTATAACGTGATCATGTCCTCATGGGTCTGCTCACCGCTAGTGCTGGCTGCCTTCTTCCTGGGCTTTCTCTCTGCCTTGGCTCATACAAGTGCCATGATGAAACTGTCCTTTTGCAAATCCCACATTATCAACCATTACTTCTGTGATGTTCTTCCCCTCCTCAATCTCTCCTGCTCCAACACATACCTCAATGAGCTTCTGCTTTTTATCATTGCGGGGTTTAACACCTTGGTGCCCACCCTAGCTGTTGCTATCTCCTATGCCTTCATATTCTACAGCATCCTTCACATCCGCTCCTCAGAGGGCCGGTCCAAAGCTTTTGGAACATGCAGCTCTCATCTCATGGCTGTGGGGATCTTCTTTGGGTCCATTACCTTCATGTATTTCAAGCCCCCTTCAAGTAACTCCCTGGACCAGGAGAAGGTGTCCTCTGTATTCTACACCACAGTGATCCCCATGCTGAACCCTTTAATATACAGTCTGAGgaacaaggatgtgaagaaagcATTGAGGAAGGTCTTAGTAGGAAAATGA